In Zingiber officinale cultivar Zhangliang chromosome 1A, Zo_v1.1, whole genome shotgun sequence, a genomic segment contains:
- the LOC122034308 gene encoding probable N-acetyltransferase HLS1 has translation MDMMVATAPEEVPQAVLVIREYDTERDREAAEAVELSCDVGARAGTMSLFTDLLGDPLCRVRHSPLFLMLVAELIRGPQREIVGLVRGCIKTVACGAAKKHPSCAKHRAASIYAKVAYLLGLRVSPAHRRRGIALKLVLRMEEWFKEKGADYAYMATQKDNEASLRLFTGRCGYSEFRTPSILVHPVFAHWLPLSSRVSVLRLSLADAEELYRRWLGATEFFPRDIDVVLANPLSLGTFLAVPSACTAAVRWPGAAAFLADPPTSWAVGSVWNSKEVFRMEVRGAGLWQRGLARVSRAVDWALQWLRIPSVPDLFRPFGMYLLYGIGGEGPAAAEHVQALCRHAHNMARRDADCRVVAAEVAECDPLRRGIPYWGRLSFADVWCVKRLAEEYGDGALGDWTKAPRPPSIFVDPREF, from the exons ATGGATATGATGGTGGCGACGGCGCCGGAGGAGGTACCTCAGGCAGTACTGGTGATCAGGGAGTACGACACCGAACGTGACCGCGAAGCTGCGGAGGCGGTGGAGCTGTCGTGCGACGTTGGGGCCAGAGCCGGCACCATGTCGCTCTTCACGGATCTCCTCGGCGATCCTCTCTGCCGTGTCCGTCACTCTCCTCTGTTCCTCATGCTC GTAGCGGAGCTGATCCGTGGCCCGCAGAGGGAGATCGTTGGGCTCGTCCGGGGCTGCATCAAAACCGTGGCCTGCGGCGCCGCCAAGAAGCATCCTTCCTGCGCGAAGCACCGCGCTGCCTCCATCTACGCCAAGGTCGCCTACCTTCTCGGCCTACGTGTCTCCCCTGCCCACCG GCGGCGGGGTATCGCGCTTAAGCTGGTCCTCCGAATGGAGGAGTGGTTTAAGGAGAAGGGGGCGGATTACGCTTACATGGCGACGCAGAAGGACAACGAAGCGTCGCTTCGACTCTTCACCGGAAGGTGCGGCTACTCCGAGTTCCGAACTCCTTCCATTCTCGTGCATCCCGTATTCGCGCACTGGCTCCCACTCTCGTCGCGCGTCTCCGTGCTTCGTCTCTCCCTTGCCGACGCCGAGGAGCTCTACCGACGCTGGTTAGGCGCCACCGAGTTCTTCCCCCGTGACATCGACGTCGTGCTCGCCAACCCTCTGTCGCTGGGCACGTTCCTCGCTGTCCCCTCGGCCTGCACCGCCGCGGTGCGATGGCCTGGGGCGGCAGCTTTCCTGGCGGACCCGCCTACGTCGTGGGCTGTGGGGAGCGTGTGGAACTCGAAGGAGGTGTTCCGGATGGAGGTGCGGGGTGCGGGACTCTGGCAGCGGGGTTTGGCGCGGGTGAGCCGGGCGGTTGACTGGGCGCTGCAGTGGCTGCGGATACCGTCCGTGCCGGACTTATTCCGGCCGTTCGGGATGTACCTATTGTACGGGATCGGTGGGGAGGGGCCAGCGGCGGCGGAGCATGTACAGGCGCTTTGCCGGCACGCGCACAACATGGCCAGGCGGGACGCTGACTGCCGGGTGGTTGCGGCGGAGGTTGCGGAGTGCGACCCGCTCCGCCGGGGGATCCCTTACTGGGGCAGGCTATCGTTCGCCGACGTATGGTGCGTGAAGCGGCTCGCCGAAGAGTACGGCGATGGGGCGCTCGGCGACTGGACGAAAGCGCCGCGACCGCCGTCCATCTTCGTAGATCCAAGGGAGTTCTGA